In the genome of Streptomyces sp. V2I9, one region contains:
- a CDS encoding bifunctional 2-polyprenyl-6-hydroxyphenol methylase/3-demethylubiquinol 3-O-methyltransferase UbiG, with amino-acid sequence MSESLVREGYAGTGPGAITPDGCAVELYRRLAVGEEPDVIAGVAPAGASLLELGCGAGRVTHPLVERGFRVTAVDESPEMLEQIAGARTVRSPIESLDLGDERFDVVLLGSFLVHAGEHRVRDGMLRVCRAHVRDDGIVLVQREGVAHRSELPWERTDASGCLIRIVSADPVGDGVRSVRAEYHVDDARWTQTFLSRELSDEELAGHLAAAGLAVERTLTDDGTWLLARPVP; translated from the coding sequence ATGAGCGAATCACTGGTACGTGAGGGATACGCGGGGACCGGTCCCGGAGCCATCACACCGGACGGCTGCGCGGTGGAGCTGTACCGCCGGCTGGCCGTGGGCGAGGAGCCGGACGTGATCGCCGGCGTCGCCCCGGCCGGGGCGAGCCTGCTCGAACTGGGGTGCGGCGCCGGGCGGGTGACGCATCCGCTGGTGGAGCGCGGTTTCCGGGTGACGGCGGTGGACGAGTCGCCGGAGATGCTGGAGCAGATCGCCGGGGCGCGCACGGTGCGGAGCCCTATCGAGTCGCTGGACCTGGGTGACGAGCGGTTCGACGTGGTGCTGCTCGGCTCGTTCCTGGTCCACGCGGGCGAGCACCGGGTGCGCGACGGGATGCTGCGCGTCTGCCGTGCCCATGTACGGGACGACGGGATCGTCCTCGTCCAGCGCGAGGGCGTGGCGCACCGGTCGGAGCTGCCGTGGGAGCGGACCGACGCGTCGGGCTGCCTGATCCGGATCGTCTCCGCGGACCCGGTGGGCGACGGCGTGCGCTCGGTGCGCGCCGAATATCACGTCGACGACGCGCGGTGGACGCAGACCTTCCTGTCGCGCGAGTTGTCCGACGAGGAGCTCGCCGGGCATCTCGCGGCGGCCGGACTCGCGGTGGAGCGCACCCTCACCGACGACGGCACCTGGCTGCTCGCCCGCCCCGTGCCCTGA
- a CDS encoding DUF6343 family protein, with amino-acid sequence MLGSEVIAMRTGSEPTTARSPLRLRLWLSLWGTAWALFGLVAFALNGRPGWAAACGVVLLLTVVDLCVVTYRMRQGAHFQPGRDVPPYEPDRGDGRPRRPPR; translated from the coding sequence ATGCTGGGAAGTGAGGTGATCGCCATGCGTACCGGCAGTGAACCCACGACCGCCCGCAGTCCGCTGCGGCTACGGCTCTGGCTGAGCCTGTGGGGAACGGCCTGGGCCCTCTTCGGTCTGGTGGCCTTCGCGCTGAACGGACGGCCGGGCTGGGCGGCGGCGTGCGGGGTGGTACTGCTGCTCACGGTGGTGGACCTCTGCGTGGTGACGTACCGCATGCGCCAGGGTGCGCACTTCCAGCCGGGCCGGGACGTCCCGCCGTACGAGCCGGACCGCGGCGACGGCCGCCCGCGCAGGCCGCCGCGCTGA
- a CDS encoding tetratricopeptide repeat protein, translating to MPERNPETDVIDFRAAERLLDARDPRGAVKLLDSVIAAHPENTAARLLRARAFFAAAQLRPAELEFELVLEREPDNAFAHFALARTFERSGSPERATRHFRLAAALDPQPEYLRAAKFDERS from the coding sequence GTGCCCGAGAGGAATCCGGAGACCGACGTCATCGACTTCCGTGCCGCCGAGCGACTGCTCGACGCGCGGGACCCCCGCGGCGCCGTCAAGCTCCTCGACTCGGTGATCGCCGCCCACCCGGAGAACACCGCCGCCCGGCTGCTGCGGGCCCGTGCCTTCTTCGCGGCCGCACAACTGCGCCCCGCCGAGCTCGAGTTCGAGCTGGTGCTGGAGCGTGAGCCGGACAACGCGTTCGCCCACTTCGCCCTGGCCCGCACCTTCGAACGCTCCGGCAGCCCGGAGCGGGCGACCCGGCACTTCCGCCTGGCGGCGGCGCTGGACCCGCAGCCGGAGTATCTGCGCGCCGCGAAGTTCGACGAACGGTCCTGA
- the coaE gene encoding dephospho-CoA kinase, with protein MLKVGLTGGIGAGKSEVSRLLVERGAVLIDSDRISREVVEPGTPGLAAVVEEFGPGILTVEGTLDRPALGTLVFADDERRAALNAIVHPLVGARAAELERAAPEDAVVVHDVPLLTENGLAPFYDLVVVVDAAAETQLDRLVRLRGMTESDARARMAAQATREERRAVADLIVDNDGSREALVSRVDAVWDELVRRAAAAR; from the coding sequence ATGCTGAAAGTGGGCCTGACCGGTGGTATCGGCGCCGGCAAGAGCGAAGTGTCGCGGCTGCTCGTCGAGCGAGGGGCCGTCCTGATCGACTCCGACCGGATCTCCCGCGAGGTCGTCGAGCCGGGTACGCCCGGACTCGCGGCCGTCGTCGAGGAGTTCGGGCCGGGCATCCTGACCGTTGAAGGAACCCTGGACCGCCCGGCGCTGGGCACGCTCGTCTTCGCCGACGACGAACGCCGGGCCGCGCTGAACGCGATCGTCCACCCTCTGGTCGGCGCCCGCGCGGCCGAGCTGGAACGGGCGGCCCCCGAGGACGCCGTCGTCGTCCACGACGTGCCGCTCCTCACCGAGAACGGGCTCGCTCCCTTCTACGACCTGGTCGTGGTCGTCGACGCCGCCGCGGAGACCCAGCTCGACCGGCTCGTACGGCTGCGCGGTATGACCGAATCCGACGCCCGTGCCAGGATGGCCGCCCAGGCGACCCGCGAGGAGCGCCGTGCCGTCGCCGACCTGATCGTGGACAACGACGGTTCGCGCGAGGCGCTGGTGTCGCGGGTCGACGCGGTCTGGGACGAACTGGTCCGCAGGGCGGCCGCCGCCCGCTGA